Within Actinosynnema pretiosum, the genomic segment CTCGCGGCGCTGCGCCAGTCGTTCGCGCTGGTGGCGTACCGCGCGCCGCAGGACGCGGAGGCGTTCGCCGACGCCGTGGTGGAGATCTGCCGCGAGGTGGCGACCGCCGACGGGAGCGTCGCGCGGGCCGAGCACGCGGCCGTGCTGAAGGTCAGGACCGCGCTGAGCCGCTGAGCCGGGCCGGTGGGGTGGCCGGGGGGAAGCCACCCCACCGCAGGGTCTCAGCCGCGCGCGCTGCCGGTCCGGTCGGCCCCGTCCTTGCCCGCCAGGACGCACACGACCTCCTTGGCGCCGACCGCCTCGCCGTCCTTGTACTCCCACTCCTCCTTGGTGGGGGCCAGGGCGTAGAACACGAACGCGTCGCGCTCGTCGGCGCTCACCCGCACGGTCCGCGCGTGCAGGTCGCAGTAGTGCAGCGCGTAGTCCCGGAACCACTCCTGGCCGGGGTAGGGCACCGCGAGGCCCTTCTCGGCGCGGTCGTAGAACGGGGTCTCCGCCGCGTACCGCTCGATCTTGTGCGGCTGCGAGCAGTCCACGTTCTGCTGCCAGTCGAACGCCGCGCCCTTGGTGATCAGGTTGGTGCCGCAGCCCTGCTGCCCCATGGCCCACACCGGGATGTCGCCCTGCCTGCCGAAGCTGTAGAACGTCACGTCCAGCTCCGTTCTCGGCGCGTCCGAGCCGTTCCCGGTCGGGGTGGAGCCCGCGGCCTCGGTCGAGTCGGACAGGGCCCGCCCGGCGAAGAACGCGCCGGTGGCCAGCAGCAGCGCCACCACGCCCGCGGCGACCAGCACCGGGGCGCGCTTGGCGGGCGCGGGCTGCCGGGCGACCTGCCCGGCGCCCGCGGTGGGACCGGCGGCGACGGCCACGGGCCTGGTCGCGTTGCCGGACAGCAGCGCGGCGGCCTGGGTCGCGGTGAGCCGGGCCCTGGGGTCGGCGGCGAGCAGGCCCGCGATGGCGGCGGCGACCGAGCCGTGCGCCAGGCGCAGCTGCGGCGTCTCGTTCATGATCGCGTGCAGGGTGGACGCGGTCGAGGTGCGCTGGAACGGGGCGGAGCCCTCGACCGCGTAGGCCAGGGTCGCGCCGAACGCCCACAGGTCGGACGCCGGGGTCGCCGCCTCGCCGCGCACCCGCTCCGGCGACAGGTAGGCGGGCGAGCCGATGATGGCGTTGTTGAGGGTCAGGCCGGGGTCGTCGACGGCCTGGGCGATGCCGAAGTCGGTCAGCTTCACCTGCCCGTCCGGGCACACCAGGATGTTGCCGGGCTTGACGTCGCGGTGCACGATGCCCGCGCCGTGCGCGGCCTGGAGCGCGGAGAGCACCCGCAGGCCGATGCCCGCCACGTGCTCGGCGGGCATGGGGCCGTTGCGCTTGACCAGGGTGTCCAGCGGCTGCCCCTCCACCAGCTCCATGACGATGTAGGTCACGCCGTTCTCGACGATCACGTCGAACACGGTGACCACGGCGGGGTCGTTGAGCGCGCCCGCCGTGCGGGCCTCGCGCAGCACCCGCTGCTGGAGCACCTGCACCTCCTGGGGCGGCAGCCCCTCGGGCAGGTGCAGCTCCTTGATGGCGACCTTGCGGTTGATGAGGTTGTCGTGGGCCCGCCAGACCACGCCCATGGCGCCCCGGCCCAGCTCGGCCAGCAGCGCGTACCGGTTCCCGATGATCCTCGGCGCCGCAGCGCCTTCGTGTGGACCGCTCACGGCGTCGTTCAACTCCAGGTTTGTGCTCGCGTGCAGGGATTCGCGGGGCTGACGTTACCCAGCGATTGGTCCGGACGTGGTAGGACCCACGCCCGGACCGGGGAACCCCTGCTGCGACGACCCCCGCGCGGGGCGGGTTCCGCTCACCTCCCGCCGACGGTGAAAGCCCAGGTCACCTGGGTGGGCAGGACGTTGCCGCTGACGTCGGCGGTGCGGATCGAGACGGTGTGGTGACCGGCCCCCATCGGCGCGTCGGGCGTCCACACCAGGGTCAGGCCGTCCGGGCGCGCGGTGAACCGGCCTGCGACCTGGGCCCCGTCGGGTCCGGTGACGGTGACGGAGCTGCGGGTGGCGTCGAGCGGTTCGTCGAAGGAGGCGACGACGGTGGTCAGCGGGTCGACCTCGACGGCCCCGGCGAGCGGGGTGCGGGAGGTGAGGACGGGCGGGGCGGTGTCGGCGCTGGGGGTGTAGACGGCGTCGACCCAGTAGTTGTTGCCCTGGTAGCTGCGGGTGGGGAAGCCCGCGCCGGGCAGGTAGACGCCGACGCCGTCGCTCTCCCAGTCGGCGGGGGCGGGGGTGCGCAGCGGCGGGGTGTCGACGAGGGCGCGCTGGAAGTAGCGCTCGTCGAGCGACCAGCGGCCGTTCGGGGCGGTGTAGGAGGCGACGTAGACCTCGCCGGGCACCACGACGACCGGGGACGCGAAGGTCAGCGACTGCCAGCCGCTCGCGGTCTCGCCGGTGAACGTGCCGGTGGCGAGCCTGCGCCCGTCGGCGGACCACAGCGAACCGGTGTGCGTGCCGGTGTTGCCGGGCCCCTTGTGGAAGCGCACGCCGGTGACCTTGCCGGGGGTGGTGGGGGTGAAGCGCACGCCCAGCTCGTGCGCGGTGTCCTCGCCGCTGGTCGGCGGGGCGGGCGCGGTGGCGGTGCTGAACAGCGAGCACGGGCAGCGCGGGGCGGCGGTGGTGAACGCCCAGGCGCCCGGTTCGGCGAGCGGGTTGCCGTTGACGTCGGCGGCCATGACGCGGGCGGTGTAGCGGGTCGCGCCGCGCAGCGCGCCGTCCGGGCGCCAGGTGACGGTGCGCAGGTCCGCCGACAGGGACACCGAGCCGCGCAGCCGCGCGCCCGCCGGGTCGGTCAGCCGCACCTGGGCGGAGGCCGGGTCGACGGGCTCGCTGAACGTGGCGGTCAGGGGCGCGTCGGCGGCGTCGCCCTCCGGGGCGCGCTCCAGCAGGGTCGGCGCGGTGGTGTCGCCGTTGAAGCCGTTGCGGTAGAGCACGTCCACCCAGTAGTTCGCGCCCTGGACCGAGGAGGTGGGGAACCCGCCGCCGTAGCGGTAGAGGCCGTTGGGTCCGCCGTCGCCGTCCTGGGGCAGGTGGGCGGCGCCGTGGGTGGCCTCGCCCGCGCGGAAGTAGCCGAGGTCGGCGGCGTAGCGGCCGTTCGGCGCGGAGTAGGACACCACGTAGTCGGTGGCGGCCTGCACGATCACCGGGGAGGTGAAGCGCAGGGTCTGCCAGCCGCTCGCGCTCTCGTCGGCGAACGCGCCGGTGGCCAGCAGCACGCCGTTGCCCGCCCAGAGGGAGCCGGTGTGCGGGCCGGTGTTGCCGGGGCCCTTGTAGAAGCGCACGCCCAGCACCTCGGCGCGGCCGTCGAAGCGGACCCTGGCGCCGAGCTCGACGGCGGCCGGGTCGGCGCTGGCCGGGACGGCGGGCGCGGCGCTCTCGTCCCACACCGAGCACGGGCAGCCGGTCGGCCTGGGGGCGGCGGTGGTGAACGACCAGGTGTGCGCCCGGCGGTTGCCCGCGGCGTCGTGGACGACGACCTCGGCGCGGTGCCGCGTGCCGCCGGGCAGCGGCGACTCGGGGACGAACGTGGTGGAGCGCCGGTCCTCGGAGGTGGTGACCGCGCCCGCGACGGGGCCGTCCGGGCCGGTGACGGCGAGGGTGGCGGTGTCCGGGTCGACCGGCTCGTCGAAGGTGGCGGTGACCCTGCCGGACGTCGGGGAGCTGGAGGCGCCGTCGACCGGGGTGGCGCCGACGAGGGCGGGCGGGCGCAGGTCGGGGCCGGGTTCGGCGGCCCACAGCACGTCGACCCAGTAGTTGCTCGCCCCGGAGCGCTGGTCCGGGAATCCGCCGCCGCCGCGGAACGCGCCCGCGCCGGGGGCGGTGAGCGGGTCGGCGCGGCGCGGCGCGGTGAAGTAGTCGGGGTCGACGGAGAAGTGGCCGGTGGGCGAGAGGTAGGACACCAGGTGGTCGACGCCCGCCGGGACCGCGACGGGCGCCGGGAACAGCAGGGTCTGCCAGCCTGCGCCGGTCTCGTCGGCGAACGTGCCGGTGGCGAGCCTGCGCCCGTCGGCGGACCAGAGGGAGCCGGTGTGCGTGCCGGTGTTGCCGGGGCCCTTGTAGAAGCGGACGCCGAGCGCGTAGCCGTCGCGGTCGGCGTGCCAGGCAAGGCCCAGCTCGACGGCGGAGGGCTCGGCGGCGTCGAGGACGGCGGGGGTGTCGTGCTCGTCCCACAGCCCGCAGGGGCAGGTCGGCTCGGCGGTCGCGGGCGCCGCGAGCGCGGACAGCGCCAGCAGGGCGCAGGTTAAAGCGCGCAGTACGGCGCTGGACAGGGACATCGCGTTCACGCCTCTCCCGTGGCCACGGTGGCTCGTGGCGGTGGACGTCCGGGAGATCGAGGGTGGGAGTGATCCCGTTACGGGGTGGGCCGTTCGGCCGCGCGGGCCGCGCGACCTGCGCGTTTGCCGGTTTTCGGCGGGGTGGGCCGGGTGGCCCAGCCGGGGTGGCGGCGTTCGGCGGCCGGTGGCGCGTCCCGGCGGCGCGGGCCCGGAGGGGTCCCGCGAGCCGCGCCGATGATTGTTATTTCCGGTCATGAATCGCCCTGCGGGGCGAGGCGGGCCGCACGATCCGGCAGCGATTCTCACCCGGAGACCCCAGGTCAGCGACGGCGAGCGAGCGTTAGCCGCGTTTTCCTCCCGGTTCGGGTGAAAATATTACCGCCCATTCGACAATGCGCCGGCGTGTTAGCTTCGGAAATCGTTCCAGGAATTCCTGCAATGACCGGAGGGTTGCTGTGCGCACTCGGCTGGTGAGGGTGGTCGTCGCGGTGGTCGCGGCGCTGGGCGTGTTGGGCGGGACGGCCGTGGCGGCGCCGTCCGCGCGGGCTTGGTACGGCTGGTCGAGCATGGGAGGGCGCGTCACGTCCGGCCCCGCGGTGTCCTCGTGGTCCCAGGGGCGGCTGGACCTGTTCGCCAGGGGCGAGGACTCGGCGGTCTGGCACAAGTGGTGGAACGGCTCGTCCTGGTCCGGCTGGGAGTCGCTCGGCGGGAACATCATCGACAACCCGGCGGCCGTCTCGTGGGGCGAGGACCGGATCGACCTCTTCGGGCGCGGCACGGACAACGCGCTGTGGCACAAGTGGTGGGACGGGTCCCGCTGGTCGGGGTGGGAGTCGCTCGGCGGGGTGATCACGTCGGGACCCGCGGTGTCCTCGTGGTCGCAGGGGCGGCTGGACGTGTTCGCCAAGGGCACCGACAACGCCGTCTGGCACAAGTGGTGGAACGGCTCGTCCTGGTCCGGCTGGGAATCGCTGGGCGGGACCATCATCGACAACCCGGCCGCCGTCTCCTGGGGCCCGAACCGGATCGACCTCTTCGGCGCGGGCACCGACAACGCGCTGTGGCACAAGTGGTGGAACGGCTCGACGTGGTCCGGCTGGGAGTCGCTCGGCGGGGTGATCACGGCCGGACCGACGGTGTCCTCGTGGGCGGGCGGCAGGCTCGACGTGTTCGCCAAGGGCACCGACAACGCCCTGTGGCACAAGTGGTGGAACGGCTCGTCCTGGCTCGGCTGGGAGTCGCTGGGCGGCACGTTCCAGCACGCGCCCGCCGCCGTGTCGTGGGGGCCCGGCCGGATCGACGTCTTCGTGCAGGGCATGGACAACGCGGTCTGGCAGAGGTGGTGGGCGTGACCGCTCCGGTCGTGGCGGGGAGCCCCGCCACGACCGGGGCGGGCGCCGTGCGAGGAGCCGCGACAGGGGGAGCGGCCCGCTGACCGACCGGCGCACGGGAGAAGGGGGGCGGGGTGGGCGCGGTTCGGCGACCGCGCCCACCCCGCCCCTCGTCATCGGGTTACCCGGAGGGTCAGCCCTTGTGCCACTTCTGGTTCGGGTTGCCGAGGCACTCCCAGAGCTGGAGCACCGCGTCGTTGCCCGGCGTCTCGGCCGGGATGTCCAGGCACTTGTTGGACTGCGGGTTCACCAGGTCGCCCGCGCCGGAGAGCACCCACTGCTGGGCCCCGTTGCCGCTGCACGCGGCCAGCTGCACGGCCGCGCCGTTGGTGCTGGAGCCCCAGGCGACGTCGACGCACATGTTGTTGTCGGTCTTGAGCTGGCCGCCGGTCCACTCGAACTTCTGGTTGGTGCCGCCCGTGCAGTCCCACACGATCAGGCGCTGGCCGTCGGCGAAGTTCCAGTTGGGCACGTCGACGCACTTGCCGTGCCAGTCGGAGACGATGCTGGTCTTGTTGCCGGGGTCGGCGCCGCCGCCACCGGTGAACGGGGTCAGCGTGATGCCCGCGGAGCGCGGGTCGCCGTCGTGCACCAGGGACTCCTGGGCGAGCACGTCGTCGAACGCGAAGCCGTAGGCGCGGCCGTCGACCATGTTCTGGTGGACCAGGCGCGAGTAGTGGTTGGTGATGGAGCCCTTGTAGAAGTCCGCCGCGCCGCCGCTGGGCTGGGTGTCGAGCGTGCCGAGGGTGGAGCGGTGCAGCGCCGCGCACAGGGTGCGGGCGATCGGGCCGACCACCTGGTCGTTGGGTGCGGCGAGCGCGCCGTCGCAGCCCCACACGTTGGACGTGGACGGCTTCTGGAACGTCGCGACCCGCTGGCCCGCGGTGTTGGTGAACGTCATGGTGCTGCCCGAGGTGCGGCCGAAGTACTTGATGCTCGGCTGGTCGCCGAACGGCACGACGGTCAGCGTCTTGCTCGTGTACGCGTTCCACGCCTGGGTGATGTACGGGTCCAGGTAGGTGGCGCTGAACAGCCCGGCCTCGGCGGCCTTGCCCGGCGCGAGGACGCGCAGGACGGTGCCGTCGGAGGAGCGGGTGCGGACCAGGCCGCTCCAGCCCGACTGGGACTTCAGGCCGTTGATGACGTTGTCGCGCCCGTTGGCCTTGAGCGCGCCGGTGGTGCGGGTCTGGCCGCTCGCGCCGGTGACGCTGACCGAGTGCGGCACGGCGAACATGTCCACCTGCGAGCTGTTGATCCACAGGCCCGCGTCGTTGTAGGTGAACTCGCTCCAGTCGAACAGGATGTTGGTGTTCGGGTCCGACGGGTTCCACGGCGCGGGCTGCACCAGGCCGCTCGGCGGGAGGAAGAACTTCAGCTTCTCCCCGAACGACATGTAGACGCGGCCGGAGATGAAGCGCGGGATGCGCAGGGTGGTCGACCCGCCGTTGGCCGGGCCGTTGATGGACACGTCCGGCGCGGGCACGGGCGGGGTGGCGCCGCCGGACCAGGGGGTGAAGGCGCCCGCCTGGTTGACGTAGCCGAGGCGGCCGTTGCGGATGTCGGTGCCGAGCACGTAGAGGTGCACCGAGCCTGAACGGCCGCTGCTGTTGGTGACGGTGAGGGGGAGCAGGTCCGGGCCGATCGCCTGGGCGGGGCCTGCGGGTCCTGCGACGGTCGCCGCGGCGGCTGCGGTGAGCGCCAGGAGGGCGGTGGCCCACCTCGACGTGGTGCGCATCGGGAACTCCTCGTGAGCAGGATGGGGTTTCCCTACCTCGCGGCGGTGAGGCGCGGGTGCCGGTGGCGGCTGTGGTGCGGTGGTGCGTGTCGAGCGCGGTGCTCCAGTGCAGGGTCCGGACGCGTGGTCGACGCGGCCCGAGCGCTCTGTGAGAGCGCTCTCTTAGATTTGTAGGTGGACTAGACCTCTGTCAAGAACCAGGACCGCAGTTGAGGGGTTTGCCTGGTCAGCGCATGACCGACCAGACAAATCCGACAACTGTTGACAGTTGGCAGCCGTTCGTTCGGCCGGTTCCGCTCCCCCGTCCGGACCCGCTAGCCCGCGCGGTCCAGCAGCGCCAGGAGCGCTTTCTTGTCCGGCTTGCCGCCGGGCAGCAGCGGGACGGCCGCCACCGCCGTCACGGTCCGGGGCCGCGCGCCCGCGCCCAGCTCCCCCGCGACCAGCCCGCGCAGCGCGTCGGCGTCCGGCGTCGCGCCCGCCCTCGGCACCACGAAGGCGTGCACCGCCTCCCCCGTCCGCTCGTCCGGCGCGCCGACCGCGTAGGCCTGGTCCACGTCCGGGTGGCCCGCGAGCACCCGCTCGATCGCCCCCGCGTGGTGCAGGACCGCGTCCACGATGATCACGTCGCGCGCCCGGCCGGTCAGGTGCAGGAAGCCCTCGGCGTCCAGCTCGCCCAGGTCGCGGGTGCGCACCCAGCCGTCGCGCAGCACCTCGGCGGTGCGCTCGGGGTCGCGCCAGTACCCGGCGGAGGCGCAGTCCACGCGCACCAGCACCTCACCCGCGACGCCCGTCGGCACGTCCGCGCCGTCGCCGTCCACGACCCGCACCCGGACGCCCGCCCACGGCCGCCCGACCGAGCGCACCGCGTCGGGGTGGCGCCGCACGTCCTCGGCGGTGAGCACGGTGAGCATCCCGGTCTCGGTCTGCCCGTAGGCCTGCCGCACGACGTCGCCGAGCAGCTCGTGCGCCTGCGCCATCCGGTGCGGCGCGAGCGGGGAGCCCGCGACGAGCAGCAGCCGCAGCGACGAGGTGTCCACGCCGCCCGCGCGCACCGCGTCGAGCACGTGGTGCAGGCGCGGGACGGTGAGCAGGCAGGCGGTGCCGCGCAGCCTGCCGAAGTCGGCGGGCAGGTCGGGCAGGCCGGACTCGGGGACCACGGCCGTGCCGCCGCCGAGCAGGCACAGGCCCAGGTGCTCGAACACGACGGCGCTGGCGAGCGTGCCGAACAGCAGGAACCGGGAGTAGCGCTCGGCGTGCTCGCGCACCCGCGCGTCCCACCGGTCGGGCTGCCAGGCCCAGTAGACCGAGAGCGCGGCGTAGGTCATCACCACGCCCTTGGGCTGCCCGGTGCTGCCGCTGGTGTAGGTCACCAGGGCGGCGTCGCCGGGCCTGCCCATGGGCGTCAGGCGCTCGCGGCTCGCGGCGGGCAGGTCGGTCTCCAGCACGACGGGCTTCGCGGCGGGTGCGGCGGTCCGCAGGTCCGGGTGGTCGCCCTCGGCGTCCACGACGAGCAGGTCGACGTCGCCGACCACGTGCGGCAGGTGGGCGCGGCCCAGGCCCTTGCGGACCATGACGACGCGGCAGCCCAGCGCGTGCGCGGCGATCTGGGCGGCGAAGCCCTCGGCGGTGACGCCGACCGCGACGGCCACGCCCGTGCCCGGTCCGGCGCCCGCGCCGCGCAGGGCGGAGGCCGTGCGGCGGACGAGGTCGAGCAGCTCGCCCCTGGTGGTGGCGCGGGCGCCGCGCTCGAAGGCGGGGCTGTCCGGGTCGTGGGCCAGCTCGTCGAGCAGGGCTTGCGGGAAAACCTGGGCGGAAGGCATGTGGTCTCCATTCGGTTGGGCTCGCCGGTCGATCCCCTGCCGCCTCGTGGCGTATTTCGAGACGACTCGACAGGTTCTCGACAGAATGTCTCGGGAACGCGTCGTCGCAACGTTCGCGCAATTTTTGCGACACCCACCCCGAAGGCCGGGGCGTTGACGCGGCAACAACTTTCCACTAGAGGTTATTAAACGTTCAACCAGCAATTCCCGCTCCGCCCACGGCAAGAGGAGGAAGCCCGGTGCCCACCGAAGAGGCAGTCGACTACCTGGTGATCGGAGCAGGTCCGGCGGGCCTGCAGGCGGGCTATTTCCTGGCGAAAGCGGGACGCAGCTACCTGGTGGTCGAGTCGGGCGAGGCCGCGGGCGCCTTCTTCACCCGGTTCCCCCGGCACCGCACGCTGATCTCGATCAACAAGGTGCACACCGGCTGGGACGACCCCGAGCTGCGGCTGCGCAACGACTGGAACTCGCTGCTGTCCGAGGAGCACGAGCCGCTGTTCACCCGGCGGACCCCGCGCTACTTCCCGCACGCGGACGAGATGGTCGGCTACCTGGCCGACTTCGCCGCTGCCCACGGCCTCGACGTGCGGTACAACACGCGCCTGGTCGAGATCACCCGGCCGGACGACTTCGTGGCCCGTGACCAGCACGGGAACACCTTCCGGGCCAAGCGGGTCATCGCCGCGACCGGGGTGTCGCTGCCGAACGTGCCGGACTTCGAGGGCGCGGAGCTGGCCGAGCGCTACGACGAGTTCGACACCGACCCGGAGAGCTTCACCGGGCAGCGCGTGCTGATCGTCGGGCGCGGCAACTCCGCGTTCGAGACCGCCGACAGCCTGATCGCGAACGCCGCCGTCATCCACGTCGCGGGCGCCGGGTCGCT encodes:
- a CDS encoding serine/threonine-protein kinase yields the protein MSGPHEGAAAPRIIGNRYALLAELGRGAMGVVWRAHDNLINRKVAIKELHLPEGLPPQEVQVLQQRVLREARTAGALNDPAVVTVFDVIVENGVTYIVMELVEGQPLDTLVKRNGPMPAEHVAGIGLRVLSALQAAHGAGIVHRDVKPGNILVCPDGQVKLTDFGIAQAVDDPGLTLNNAIIGSPAYLSPERVRGEAATPASDLWAFGATLAYAVEGSAPFQRTSTASTLHAIMNETPQLRLAHGSVAAAIAGLLAADPRARLTATQAAALLSGNATRPVAVAAGPTAGAGQVARQPAPAKRAPVLVAAGVVALLLATGAFFAGRALSDSTEAAGSTPTGNGSDAPRTELDVTFYSFGRQGDIPVWAMGQQGCGTNLITKGAAFDWQQNVDCSQPHKIERYAAETPFYDRAEKGLAVPYPGQEWFRDYALHYCDLHARTVRVSADERDAFVFYALAPTKEEWEYKDGEAVGAKEVVCVLAGKDGADRTGSARG
- a CDS encoding DUF4082 domain-containing protein is translated as MSLSSAVLRALTCALLALSALAAPATAEPTCPCGLWDEHDTPAVLDAAEPSAVELGLAWHADRDGYALGVRFYKGPGNTGTHTGSLWSADGRRLATGTFADETGAGWQTLLFPAPVAVPAGVDHLVSYLSPTGHFSVDPDYFTAPRRADPLTAPGAGAFRGGGGFPDQRSGASNYWVDVLWAAEPGPDLRPPALVGATPVDGASSSPTSGRVTATFDEPVDPDTATLAVTGPDGPVAGAVTTSEDRRSTTFVPESPLPGGTRHRAEVVVHDAAGNRRAHTWSFTTAAPRPTGCPCSVWDESAAPAVPASADPAAVELGARVRFDGRAEVLGVRFYKGPGNTGPHTGSLWAGNGVLLATGAFADESASGWQTLRFTSPVIVQAATDYVVSYSAPNGRYAADLGYFRAGEATHGAAHLPQDGDGGPNGLYRYGGGFPTSSVQGANYWVDVLYRNGFNGDTTAPTLLERAPEGDAADAPLTATFSEPVDPASAQVRLTDPAGARLRGSVSLSADLRTVTWRPDGALRGATRYTARVMAADVNGNPLAEPGAWAFTTAAPRCPCSLFSTATAPAPPTSGEDTAHELGVRFTPTTPGKVTGVRFHKGPGNTGTHTGSLWSADGRRLATGTFTGETASGWQSLTFASPVVVVPGEVYVASYTAPNGRWSLDERYFQRALVDTPPLRTPAPADWESDGVGVYLPGAGFPTRSYQGNNYWVDAVYTPSADTAPPVLTSRTPLAGAVEVDPLTTVVASFDEPLDATRSSVTVTGPDGAQVAGRFTARPDGLTLVWTPDAPMGAGHHTVSIRTADVSGNVLPTQVTWAFTVGGR
- a CDS encoding carbohydrate-binding protein, yielding MRVVVAVVAALGVLGGTAVAAPSARAWYGWSSMGGRVTSGPAVSSWSQGRLDLFARGEDSAVWHKWWNGSSWSGWESLGGNIIDNPAAVSWGEDRIDLFGRGTDNALWHKWWDGSRWSGWESLGGVITSGPAVSSWSQGRLDVFAKGTDNAVWHKWWNGSSWSGWESLGGTIIDNPAAVSWGPNRIDLFGAGTDNALWHKWWNGSTWSGWESLGGVITAGPTVSSWAGGRLDVFAKGTDNALWHKWWNGSSWLGWESLGGTFQHAPAAVSWGPGRIDVFVQGMDNAVWQRWWA
- a CDS encoding glycoside hydrolase family 64 protein, encoding MRTTSRWATALLALTAAAAATVAGPAGPAQAIGPDLLPLTVTNSSGRSGSVHLYVLGTDIRNGRLGYVNQAGAFTPWSGGATPPVPAPDVSINGPANGGSTTLRIPRFISGRVYMSFGEKLKFFLPPSGLVQPAPWNPSDPNTNILFDWSEFTYNDAGLWINSSQVDMFAVPHSVSVTGASGQTRTTGALKANGRDNVINGLKSQSGWSGLVRTRSSDGTVLRVLAPGKAAEAGLFSATYLDPYITQAWNAYTSKTLTVVPFGDQPSIKYFGRTSGSTMTFTNTAGQRVATFQKPSTSNVWGCDGALAAPNDQVVGPIARTLCAALHRSTLGTLDTQPSGGAADFYKGSITNHYSRLVHQNMVDGRAYGFAFDDVLAQESLVHDGDPRSAGITLTPFTGGGGADPGNKTSIVSDWHGKCVDVPNWNFADGQRLIVWDCTGGTNQKFEWTGGQLKTDNNMCVDVAWGSSTNGAAVQLAACSGNGAQQWVLSGAGDLVNPQSNKCLDIPAETPGNDAVLQLWECLGNPNQKWHKG
- a CDS encoding class I adenylate-forming enzyme family protein, with the translated sequence MPSAQVFPQALLDELAHDPDSPAFERGARATTRGELLDLVRRTASALRGAGAGPGTGVAVAVGVTAEGFAAQIAAHALGCRVVMVRKGLGRAHLPHVVGDVDLLVVDAEGDHPDLRTAAPAAKPVVLETDLPAASRERLTPMGRPGDAALVTYTSGSTGQPKGVVMTYAALSVYWAWQPDRWDARVREHAERYSRFLLFGTLASAVVFEHLGLCLLGGGTAVVPESGLPDLPADFGRLRGTACLLTVPRLHHVLDAVRAGGVDTSSLRLLLVAGSPLAPHRMAQAHELLGDVVRQAYGQTETGMLTVLTAEDVRRHPDAVRSVGRPWAGVRVRVVDGDGADVPTGVAGEVLVRVDCASAGYWRDPERTAEVLRDGWVRTRDLGELDAEGFLHLTGRARDVIIVDAVLHHAGAIERVLAGHPDVDQAYAVGAPDERTGEAVHAFVVPRAGATPDADALRGLVAGELGAGARPRTVTAVAAVPLLPGGKPDKKALLALLDRAG